In Thunnus thynnus chromosome 4, fThuThy2.1, whole genome shotgun sequence, a genomic segment contains:
- the LOC137181867 gene encoding transmembrane protein 233-like, with protein sequence MALGVFNSQGKSSLSGSTSFDHSSIEEQEPPPPLRSYLCLTIFTCFCPAHPVNIVALVFSIMSRNSYYDGDYDGSRRLGKNALYVAIASIIIGLLIVAITCIVHFTTMEF encoded by the exons ATGGCTCTAGGAGTGTTCAATTCGCAAGGGAAAAGCTCCCTGAGTGGGAGCACATCTTTTGACCATAGTTCTATAGAGGAACAGGAACCTCCACCTCCACTCCGTAGCTACCTTTGTTTGACTATATTCACCTGCTTTTGTCCTGCGCACCCTGTCAACATCGTGGCCCTGGTCTTCTCTATCATG TCTAGGAACAGCTATTATGACGGTGACTACGATGGCTCCCGGCGGCTTGGCAAGAACGCCCTCTATGTTGCTATTGCCTCCATCATCATCGGCCTCCTCATCGTTGCCATCACCTGCATCGTGCATTTTACCACC ATGGAGTTTTAG